One genomic segment of Acidovorax sp. 107 includes these proteins:
- a CDS encoding transglutaminase family protein gives MQTTNSNDPAAYLAPGRYVDSDHPAVVAFARRVAAPGLTPREAAVKLYYAVRDEFLYDPYHFDTTVEGLKGSHVIKAGRGFCVPKAALLAAAARALGVPARLGYADVRNHLTSKRLYDMMGTDLFVFHGYTDLWIDGQWLKATPAFNRSLCEKAGIRPLEFDGSADSVFHEFDVSGHRHMEYVHERGVYADLPREELLASWRVHYKTFADWGQIAGNGANFEKEVGAGS, from the coding sequence ATGCAAACCACGAATTCGAACGATCCGGCGGCTTATCTGGCGCCTGGGCGCTACGTGGACAGCGATCACCCGGCGGTGGTCGCGTTCGCCCGCCGGGTGGCCGCACCCGGCCTGACGCCGCGCGAGGCTGCGGTCAAGCTTTACTACGCCGTGCGCGACGAGTTTCTCTACGACCCCTACCACTTCGACACCACGGTCGAGGGCTTGAAGGGCAGCCACGTGATCAAGGCTGGGCGCGGCTTTTGCGTGCCCAAGGCGGCGCTGCTGGCGGCGGCGGCCCGCGCCCTGGGCGTGCCGGCACGGCTGGGCTATGCCGACGTGCGCAACCACCTGACCAGCAAGCGGCTGTACGACATGATGGGCACCGACCTGTTCGTCTTTCACGGCTATACCGATCTGTGGATCGACGGCCAGTGGCTCAAGGCCACGCCGGCCTTCAACCGATCCCTGTGCGAGAAGGCGGGCATCCGGCCGCTGGAGTTCGATGGCAGCGCCGATTCGGTTTTCCATGAATTCGATGTCAGTGGCCACCGTCACATGGAGTATGTACATGAGCGTGGTGTCTACGCTGATCTGCCGCGCGAGGAACTGCTGGCCTCGTGGCGCGTGCACTACAAAACTTTTGCCGACTGGGGCCAGATAGCAGGCAATGGTGCCAACTTTGAAAAAGAAGTGGGAGCGGGATCTTGA